One genomic window of Phalacrocorax aristotelis chromosome 23, bGulAri2.1, whole genome shotgun sequence includes the following:
- the HCRT gene encoding hypocretin neuropeptide precursor — translation CCPLLRQLQRAACLLLLLLLCSLATARQSLPECCRQKTCSCRIYDLLHGMGNHAAGILTLGKRKSIPPAFQSRLYRLLHSSGNHAAGILTMGKRGEHPGTTCHDALGCPMGTDAQPTLAVQGTDPSPASPASPRECQGHSGKDLIKSQAQGAVRSFY, via the coding sequence TGCTGCCCATTGCTCCGGCAGCTCCAGCGAGCTGCCTGCCTcttgctcctgctcctgctctgctccctggccACTGCCCGGCAGAGTCTGCCTGAGTGCTGCCGGCAGAAGACCTGCTCCTGCCGCATCTACGACCTCCTGCATGGCATGGGCAACCATGCCGCTGGCATCCTCACGTTGGGCAAGAGGAAGAGCATCCCACCAGCCTTCCAGAGCCGGCTCTACCGCCTGCTGCACAGCTCTGGCAACCACGCCGCTGGCATCCTCACCATGGGCAAGCGCGGGGAGCACCCTGGCACCACCTGCCATGATGCACTGGGCTGCCCCATGGGCACAGATGCCCAGCCAACGCTGGCCGTGCAGGGCActgaccccagccctgccagccctgccagccccagggagtGCCAGGGACACTCGGGGAAGGACCTGATCAAAAGCCAGGCCCAGGGAGCTGTGAGGAGCTTTTACTga
- the GHDC gene encoding GH3 domain-containing protein — protein MLPAVAVAVAVAVALAVTVAMAVTVALPAAPALRHRLARSALRRAAGRYRRRLELLGSEVRLSQERRLRRLLPAGTARGSEAFRERYPLGQSCPDGAPGERVPPLRPWALLRSCWGTDPPLQGSLLYLDTLHAAFPQALAPRGTALLSWAPGRPRAPAGWSLPTLYCTPAEAGTLPSRAAALRVQLLFALRERTLRVLEAGLATELHDALAALRVGWPRLAQDLALGRLSPQAGLPEGARGQLQALLAPDAARAAELRAECARGFEGIVQRLWPQLEVVVVGTAHGAEWLYCDALRQAECKGLRFYCPFYRAAGALLGVNLWPEEPAPRFLLCPDWAFCEFLPCPAEEEPQTVLLGELWEGREYGLVLTARPGEYRCRAGEVLRVAGFHRQCPVVEPVRRESQVLSVRGESIPEERFCRSLCRAVGMWPGARLIDYICVESALLGASSGACAPHYEVFMELRGLRDLSEGQRYKLDQCLQEDFPIYKSFCFKGSIGPLRLHLVGAGAFAQLREALGSPLPMPRVLREERLLQLIQSTVIS, from the exons ATGCTGCCCGCCGTGGCCGTGGCCGTGGCCGTGGCCGTGGCCTTGGCGGTGACCGTGGCCATGGCCGTGACCGTggcgctccccgccgcccccgcgctgcggCACCGCCTGGCCCGTTCCGCGCTGCGCCGCGCCGCGGGCCGGTACCGGCGGcggctggagctgctgggcagCGAGGTGCGGCTCAGCCAGGAGCGGCGGCTGCGGCGGCTGCTGCCCGCCGGCACGGCCCGCG GCTCGGAGGCTTTCCGGGAGCGGTACcccctggggcagagctgccctgaCGGGGCGCCGGGGGAACGGGTCCCCCCGCTGCGCCCCTGGGCGCTGCTCCGCAGCTGCTGGGGCACCGACCCCCCTCTGCAG GGGTCCCTGCTCTACCTGGACACCCTCCACGCCGCCTTCCCGCAGGCGCTGGCCCCCCGGGGCAcggccctgctctcctgggcgcccggccgcccccgTGCCCCGGCGGGCTGGTCCCTGCCCACCCTGTACTGCACCCCGGCCGAGGCGGGCACCCTGCCCTCGCGGGCCGCCGCTCTGCGGGTGCAGCTGCTCTTCGCCCTGCGGGAGCGCACCCTGCGTGTGCTGGAGGCTGGGCTGGCCACCGAGCTGCACGATGCGCTGGCGGCCCTGCGCGTCGGCTGGCCCAGGCTGGCCCAGGACCTGGCGCTGGGCAGGCTGAgtccccaggctgggctgccTGAGGGTGCACGGGGCCAGCTGCAGGCGCTGCTGGCCCCCGACGCCGCCCGGGCGGCTGAGCTGCGGGCCGAGTGTGCCCGCGGCTTCGAGGGCATCGTGCAGCGCCTGTGGCCGCagctggaggtggtggtggtggggacgGCGCATGGTGCAGAGTGGCTCTACTGCGACGCCCTTCGCCAGGCTGAATGCAAGGGGCTGCGGTTCTACTGCCCCTTCTACCGGGCGGCAGGAG ccctgcttgGTGTGAACCTGTGGCCAGAGGAGCCAGCGCCCCGATTCCTGCTGTGCCCTGACTGGGCTTTCTGCGAgttcctgccctgcccagctgaggaggagcCACAGACAGTGCTGCTGGGCGAGCTCTGGGAGGGACGCGAGTATGGGCTGGTCCTGACAGCCCGGCCAGGAGAGTACAG GTGCCGTGCCGGGGAGGTGCTGAGGGTGGCCGGCTTCCACAGGCAGTGTCCTGTGGTGGAGCCTGTGCGCAG GGAGAGCCAGGTGCTGAGCGTGCGGGGCGAGAGCATCCCCGAGGAGCGGTTCTGCCGGAGCCTGTGCCGAGCGGTGGGCATGTGGCCAGGCGCTCGCCTGATTGACTACATCTGTGTGGAGAGCGCCTTGCTGG GTGCCTCATCGGGGGCCTGCGCCCCCCACTACGAGGTTTTCATGGAGCTGCGGGGCCTGCGGGACCTGTCAGAGGGGCAGCGCTACAAG ctggaCCAGTGTCTCCAGGAGGATTTTCCCATCTATAAGTCCTTCTGCTTCAAGGGCAGCATCGGGCCCCTGCGCCTGCACCTGGTGGGGGCCGGGGCCTTTGCCCAGCTTCGGGAGGCGCTGGgatcccccctccccatgcccagGGTCCTGCGGGAGGAGCGGCTGCTGCAGCTTATCCAGAGCACCGTCATCTCCTAG
- the LOC142067724 gene encoding signal transducer and activator of transcription 5B isoform X1 codes for MAVWIQAQQLQGEALRQMQALYGQHFPIEVRHYLSQWIESQAWDSIDLDNPQENVKATQLLEGLIQELQKKADHQVGEDGFLLKIKLGHYATQLQNTYDRCPMELVRCIRHILYHEQRLVREANNSPSPAGSLVDAMSQKHLQINQTFEELRLITQDSENELKKLQQTQEYFIIQYQENMRLQAQFSQLSQLGPQERLSRETTLQQKKASLEAWLHREAQTLQQYRVDLAEKHQKTLQLLRKQQTTILDDELIQWKRRQQLAGNGGPPEGTLDVLQTWCEKLAEIIWQNRQQIRRAEHLCQQLPIPGPVEEMLSELNSTITDIISALVTSTFIIEKQPPQVLKTQTKFAATVRLLVGGKLNVHMNPPQVKATIISEQQAKALLKNESTRNESSGEILNNCCVMEYHQATGTLSAHFRNMSLKRIKRSDRRGAESVTEEKFTILFESQFSVGGNELVFQVKTLSLPVVVIVHGSQDNNATATVLWDNAFAEPGRVPFAVPDKVQWPQLCEALNMKFKAEVQSSRGLTKENLVFLAQKLFNSTSSHLEDYSSTTVSWSQFNRENLPGRNYTFWQWFDGVMEVLKKHLKPHWNDGAILGFVNKQQAHDLLINKPDGTFLLRFSDSEIGGITIAWKFDSSERMFWNLMPFTTRDFSIRSLADRLGDLSYLIYVFPDRPKDEVFSKYYTPVLCESTPAKAVDGYVKPQIKQVVPEFVSASGDSAPGGATYMDQAPSPAVCSQPHYMYAQNPDAVLDPEGDFDLDDTMDVARHVEELLRRPMDSQWIPHAQS; via the exons ATGGCGGTGTGGATCCAGGCGCAGCAGCTCCAGGGCGAAGCCCTGCGGCAGATGCAGGCGCTCTACGGGCAGCACTTTCCCATTGAGGTGCGGCACTACCTGTCGCAGTGGATCGAGAGCCAGGCATG GGACTCCATCGACCTCGACAACCCCCAGGAGAACGTGAAGGCGAcgcagctgctggaggggctgatccaggagctgcagaagaaggCGGACCACCAAGTGGGCGAAGATGGCTTCCTGCTGAAGATCAAGCTGGGGCACTATGCCACGCAGCTGCAG AACACGTACGACCGGTGccccatggagctggtacgctgcattCGGCACATCCTCTACCACGAGCAGCGGCTGGTGCGGGAGGCGAACAAT AGCCCCTCACCGGCCGGCTCCCTGGTGGATGCCATGTCCCAGAAGCACCTGCAGATCAACCAGACCTTTGAGGAGCTGCGGCTCATCACGCAGGACTCAGAGAATGAGCTCAAGAAGCTGCAGCAGACACAGGAGTACTTCATCATCCAGTACCAGGAGAACATGCGTCTCCAAG CCCAGTTctcccagctgtcccagctgggcCCTCAGGAGCGCCTGTCACGGGAGACAACGCTGCAGCAGAAGAAGGCGTCGCTGGAGGCCTGGCTGCACCGGGAGGCTCAGACACTACAGCAGTACCGCGTG GACCTGGCCGAGAAGCACCAGAAGACGCTGCAGCTGCTGCGCAAGCAGCAAACTACCATCCTGGATGATGAGCTGATCCAGTGGAAGCGTcggcagcagctggcagggaaCGGGGGCCCCCCCGAGGGCACCCTGGATGTACTGCAGACCTG GTGTGAGAAGCTGGCGGAGATCATCTGGCAGAACCGGCAGCAGATCCGCCGGGCTGAGCACTTGTGCCAGCAGCTGCCGATCCCGGGCCCGGTGGAGGAGATGCTGTCGGAGCTGAACAGCACCATCACTGACATAATCTCTGCCCTGGTGACCAG CACCTTCATCATCGAGAAGCAGCCCCCCCAGGTGCTGAAGACACAGACCAAGTTCGCAGCCACCGTGCGGCTCCTGGTGGGGGGGAAGCTGAACGTGCACATGAACCCCCCCCAGGTGAAGGCCACCATCATCAGCGAGCAGCAAGCCAAGGCCCTGCTGAAGAACGAGAGCACCCGCAA TGAGAGCAGCGGGGAGATCCTCAACAACTGCTGCGTGATGGAGTATCACCAGGCCACAGGGACGCTCAGTGCCCACTTTCGCAACATG TCCCTGAAGAGGATCAAGCGCTCGGACCGCCGCGGGGCTGAGTCGGTGACAGAGGAGAAGTTCACCATCCTCTTCGAGTCGCAGTTCAGTGTTGGTGGCAACGAGCTGGTCTTCCAGGTGAAG ACGCTGTCCCTGCCCGTGGTAGTGATTGTGCACGGGAGCCAGGACAACAACGCCACGGCCACTGTGCTCTGGGACAATGCTTTCGCCGAGCCT GGCCGCGTGCCCTTCGCCGTGCCAGACAAGGTGCAGTGGCCGCAGCTCTGCGAGGCACTCAACATGAAGTTCAAGGCGGAGGTGCAGAGCAGCCGTGGGCTGACTAAGGAGAACTTGGTGTTCCTGGCACAGAAGCTCTTCAACAGCACCAGCTCCCATTTGGAGGACTACAGCAGCACCACAGTGTCCTGGTCCCAGTTCAACCGG GAAAACCTGCCCGGGAGGAATTACACCTTCTGGCAGTGGTTTGATGGGGTCATGGAGGTGCTGAAGAAGCATCTGAAGCCACACTGGAACGACGG GGCCATCCTGGGCTTCGTCAACAAGCAGCAGGCGCACGACCTGCTCATCAACAAGCCTGATGGAACCTTCCTGCTGCGGTTCAGCGACTCAGAGATCGGTGGCATCACCATTGCGTGGAAGTTTGACTCCT CTGAGAGGATGTTCTGGAACCTGATGCCTTTCACCACCAGGGACTTCTCCATCCGCTCCCTGGCCGACCGCCTTGGAGACCTCAGTTACCTCATCTACGTGTTTCCTGACCGGCCCAAGGATGAGGTCTTCTCCAAGTACTACACACCGGTTCTCTGTGAGTCCACGCCAG CTAAAGCCGTGGATGGATATGTGAAGCCACAGATCAAGCAAGTGGTGCCAGA GTTTGTCAGTGCAtcaggtgattctgcccctggAGGGGCCACCTACATGGACCAGGCTCCCTCGCCCGCCGTCTGCTCCCAGCCCCATTACATGTATGCCCAGAA ccctgacGCCGTGCTGGACCCCGAGGGCGACTTCGACCTGGATGATACGATGGATGTGGCAAGGCACGTGGAGGAGCTCCTGCGGCGCCCCATGGACAGTCAGTGGATCCCCCATGCCCAGTCGTGA
- the LOC142067724 gene encoding signal transducer and activator of transcription 5B isoform X2 — protein MAVWIQAQQLQGEALRQMQALYGQHFPIEVRHYLSQWIESQAWDSIDLDNPQENVKATQLLEGLIQELQKKADHQVGEDGFLLKIKLGHYATQLQNTYDRCPMELVRCIRHILYHEQRLVREANNSPSPAGSLVDAMSQKHLQINQTFEELRLITQDSENELKKLQQTQEYFIIQYQENMRLQAQFSQLSQLGPQERLSRETTLQQKKASLEAWLHREAQTLQQYRVDLAEKHQKTLQLLRKQQTTILDDELIQWKRRQQLAGNGGPPEGTLDVLQTWCEKLAEIIWQNRQQIRRAEHLCQQLPIPGPVEEMLSELNSTITDIISALVTSTFIIEKQPPQVLKTQTKFAATVRLLVGGKLNVHMNPPQVKATIISEQQAKALLKNESTRNESSGEILNNCCVMEYHQATGTLSAHFRNMSLKRIKRSDRRGAESVTEEKFTILFESQFSVGGNELVFQVKTLSLPVVVIVHGSQDNNATATVLWDNAFAEPGRVPFAVPDKVQWPQLCEALNMKFKAEVQSSRGLTKENLVFLAQKLFNSTSSHLEDYSSTTVSWSQFNRENLPGRNYTFWQWFDGVMEVLKKHLKPHWNDGAILGFVNKQQAHDLLINKPDGTFLLRFSDSEIGGITIAWKFDSSERMFWNLMPFTTRDFSIRSLADRLGDLSYLIYVFPDRPKDEVFSKYYTPVLSKAVDGYVKPQIKQVVPEFVSASGDSAPGGATYMDQAPSPAVCSQPHYMYAQNPDAVLDPEGDFDLDDTMDVARHVEELLRRPMDSQWIPHAQS, from the exons ATGGCGGTGTGGATCCAGGCGCAGCAGCTCCAGGGCGAAGCCCTGCGGCAGATGCAGGCGCTCTACGGGCAGCACTTTCCCATTGAGGTGCGGCACTACCTGTCGCAGTGGATCGAGAGCCAGGCATG GGACTCCATCGACCTCGACAACCCCCAGGAGAACGTGAAGGCGAcgcagctgctggaggggctgatccaggagctgcagaagaaggCGGACCACCAAGTGGGCGAAGATGGCTTCCTGCTGAAGATCAAGCTGGGGCACTATGCCACGCAGCTGCAG AACACGTACGACCGGTGccccatggagctggtacgctgcattCGGCACATCCTCTACCACGAGCAGCGGCTGGTGCGGGAGGCGAACAAT AGCCCCTCACCGGCCGGCTCCCTGGTGGATGCCATGTCCCAGAAGCACCTGCAGATCAACCAGACCTTTGAGGAGCTGCGGCTCATCACGCAGGACTCAGAGAATGAGCTCAAGAAGCTGCAGCAGACACAGGAGTACTTCATCATCCAGTACCAGGAGAACATGCGTCTCCAAG CCCAGTTctcccagctgtcccagctgggcCCTCAGGAGCGCCTGTCACGGGAGACAACGCTGCAGCAGAAGAAGGCGTCGCTGGAGGCCTGGCTGCACCGGGAGGCTCAGACACTACAGCAGTACCGCGTG GACCTGGCCGAGAAGCACCAGAAGACGCTGCAGCTGCTGCGCAAGCAGCAAACTACCATCCTGGATGATGAGCTGATCCAGTGGAAGCGTcggcagcagctggcagggaaCGGGGGCCCCCCCGAGGGCACCCTGGATGTACTGCAGACCTG GTGTGAGAAGCTGGCGGAGATCATCTGGCAGAACCGGCAGCAGATCCGCCGGGCTGAGCACTTGTGCCAGCAGCTGCCGATCCCGGGCCCGGTGGAGGAGATGCTGTCGGAGCTGAACAGCACCATCACTGACATAATCTCTGCCCTGGTGACCAG CACCTTCATCATCGAGAAGCAGCCCCCCCAGGTGCTGAAGACACAGACCAAGTTCGCAGCCACCGTGCGGCTCCTGGTGGGGGGGAAGCTGAACGTGCACATGAACCCCCCCCAGGTGAAGGCCACCATCATCAGCGAGCAGCAAGCCAAGGCCCTGCTGAAGAACGAGAGCACCCGCAA TGAGAGCAGCGGGGAGATCCTCAACAACTGCTGCGTGATGGAGTATCACCAGGCCACAGGGACGCTCAGTGCCCACTTTCGCAACATG TCCCTGAAGAGGATCAAGCGCTCGGACCGCCGCGGGGCTGAGTCGGTGACAGAGGAGAAGTTCACCATCCTCTTCGAGTCGCAGTTCAGTGTTGGTGGCAACGAGCTGGTCTTCCAGGTGAAG ACGCTGTCCCTGCCCGTGGTAGTGATTGTGCACGGGAGCCAGGACAACAACGCCACGGCCACTGTGCTCTGGGACAATGCTTTCGCCGAGCCT GGCCGCGTGCCCTTCGCCGTGCCAGACAAGGTGCAGTGGCCGCAGCTCTGCGAGGCACTCAACATGAAGTTCAAGGCGGAGGTGCAGAGCAGCCGTGGGCTGACTAAGGAGAACTTGGTGTTCCTGGCACAGAAGCTCTTCAACAGCACCAGCTCCCATTTGGAGGACTACAGCAGCACCACAGTGTCCTGGTCCCAGTTCAACCGG GAAAACCTGCCCGGGAGGAATTACACCTTCTGGCAGTGGTTTGATGGGGTCATGGAGGTGCTGAAGAAGCATCTGAAGCCACACTGGAACGACGG GGCCATCCTGGGCTTCGTCAACAAGCAGCAGGCGCACGACCTGCTCATCAACAAGCCTGATGGAACCTTCCTGCTGCGGTTCAGCGACTCAGAGATCGGTGGCATCACCATTGCGTGGAAGTTTGACTCCT CTGAGAGGATGTTCTGGAACCTGATGCCTTTCACCACCAGGGACTTCTCCATCCGCTCCCTGGCCGACCGCCTTGGAGACCTCAGTTACCTCATCTACGTGTTTCCTGACCGGCCCAAGGATGAGGTCTTCTCCAAGTACTACACACCGGTTCTCT CTAAAGCCGTGGATGGATATGTGAAGCCACAGATCAAGCAAGTGGTGCCAGA GTTTGTCAGTGCAtcaggtgattctgcccctggAGGGGCCACCTACATGGACCAGGCTCCCTCGCCCGCCGTCTGCTCCCAGCCCCATTACATGTATGCCCAGAA ccctgacGCCGTGCTGGACCCCGAGGGCGACTTCGACCTGGATGATACGATGGATGTGGCAAGGCACGTGGAGGAGCTCCTGCGGCGCCCCATGGACAGTCAGTGGATCCCCCATGCCCAGTCGTGA
- the LOC142067803 gene encoding inactive phospholipase C-like protein 2, producing the protein MAEGPRGAPPPGSPRPAAPLPNGPRGGGGGGSPGSGSGSSSREDSAERSPAPAAPRASIMKDGSRQRLPHKKKTVSFSTMPNDRKINSTAACISFMLEGCELKKVRSNSRMYSRFFVLDADMRSVRWEPSKKDSEKAKIEIKSVKEVRVGKKTPVLRSNGLSDQFPDECAFSIIYGDNYESLDLVASSADVVSAWVMGLRYLVSYGKHTPEAPGTGHPSLRTSWISSVFDLADLEKSGRIPVSRAVQLIKALNPGMKTSTIELKFKELQKASERPGVEVACDLFVEAYCELCTRPEIFFLLVQFSSNKEYLGLKDLLMFLEVEQGMEGVTEEKCLEIVSKYEPSKEGREKGYLAIDGFTRYLLSADCSIFDPQHRKVCQDMAQPLSHYYISSAHSACLLEDNFWGRSDISGYISALGLGCRSIELVLWDGPEGEPVVYTSPSAASCVPFRAVVGLIDQHAFTASAYPLILCLVVRCSAPQQRLAAQCLRKTLGEKLYLEPPNPTASYLPSPEQLKGRILIKGKKLPPGCEDSEGEVSDEEEGWELARRLGQEDQEAPEGGGPRRVRLSRELSELVSLCQAVPFQDFESSRRGQRYWEMCSFSEVEAGRFANECPAELVSYNKRFLSRVYPSPMRIDASNMNPQDFWKCGCQMVAMNYQTPGLMMDLNAGWFRQNGACGYVLRPAIMREEVSYFSANAKDSLPGVPAQLLHLKVISGQNLPKPKGSGAKGEVVEPYVCAEIHGIPADCAEHRTKTALQSGDNPIFDESLEFQINLPELAVLRFVVLDDDYIGDEFIAQYTIPFECLQPGYRHVPLQSLAGEPLPHATLFVHVAITDRRGGGKGHRRGLAGRRGRRVREYTSTKATGIKAIDEVFRTATQPLREATDLRENVQNALVSFKELCGLTPAANMKQCILTVATWLLHSDSAPSVTLNLAERYPPMEAQGPIPDLLRKVLTAYETMIQTSRTLIESADAVYGKLIQAQQAGMDFHKELHRIEAKEGLRGRKLQKVLESFAWNITVLKGQADLLKHAKAEALDNLWQIHNAGQSCGIGRNGSASPEPSRLRAPLEPIPETEGGGDTASC; encoded by the exons ATGGCGGAGGGGCCCCggggcgccccgccgccgggctcgccccgccccgccgcgccgctgcCCAAcgggccccgcggcggcggcggcggcggcagccccggcTCCGGCTCGGGCAGCAGCAGCCGTGAGGACTCGGCGGAGCGgagccccgcgcccgccgcgccccgggcTAGCATCATGAAG GATGGCTCCCGGCAGCGGCTGCCGCATAAGAAGAAGACGGTGTCCTTCAGCACCATGCCCAACGACCGCAAGATCAACAGCACGGCTGCCTGCATCTCCTTCATGCTAGAGGGCTGCGAGCTGAAGAAGGTGCGCTCCAACTCCCGCATGTACAGCCGCTTCTTCGTGCTGGATGCTGACATGCGCTCTGTGCGCTGGGAGCCCTCCAAGAAGGACTCAGAGAAGGCCAAGATCGAGATCAAGTCGGTCAAAGAGGTGCGTGTGGGCAAGAAGACGCCTGTCCTGCGGAGCAATGGCCTCTCCGACCAGTTCCCGGATGAGTGTGCCTTCTCCATCATTTACGGAGACAACTACGAGTCCCTGGACCTGGTGGCCAGCTCAGCTGACGTGGTGAGTGCCTGGGTGATGGGGCTCCGGTACCTGGTGTCCTACGGGAAGCACACCCCCGAAGCACCTGGGACAGGCCACCCCAGTCTCCGGACCTCCTGGATCTCCTCTGTCTTCGACCTCGCTGACCTGGAGAAGTCTGGCCGCATCCCCGTGTCCCGGGCTGTGCAGCTGATCAAAGCGCTCAACCCAGGCATGAAGACCTCCACCATTGAGCTAAAGTTCAAGGAGCTGCAGAAGGCCAGCGAGCGTCCTGGTGTGGAGGTGGCCTGCGACCTCTTCGTGGAGGCGTACTGCGAGCTCTGCACCCGCCCTgagattttcttcttgctggTGCAGTTCTCCAGCAACAAGGAGTATCTGGGTCTGAAGGACCTGCTGATGTTCCTGGAGGTGGAGCAGGGCATGGAGGGTGTGACGGAGGAGAAATGCTTGGAGATCGTCAGCAAGTACGAACCCTCCAAGGAGGGCCGGGAGAAGGGCTACCTGGCCATCGATGGATTCACGCGCTACCTGCTCTCCGCCGACTGCTCCATCTTCGACCCGCAGCACCGCAAGGTGTGCCAGGACATGGCACAGCCCCTCTCCCACTACTACATCAGCTCTGCCCACAGCGCCTGCCTGCTGGAGGACAACTTCTGGGGCCGCTCAGACATCAGCGGCTACATCAGTGCCCTGGGCCTGGGCTGCCGCAGCATCGAGCTGGTGCTGTGGGATGGGCCCGAGGGCGAGCCCGTGGTGTACACCAGTCCCTCGGCCGCTTCCTGCGTGCCCTTCCGCGCCGTGGTGGGGCTGATTGACCAGCACGCCTTCACCGCCTCCGCCTACCCCCTCATCCTCTGTCTGGTGGTGCGCTGCTCGGCCCCCCAGCAGCGCCTCGCCGCCCAGTGCCTGCGCAAGACGCTGGGGGAGAAGCTGTACCTGGAGCCCCCCAACCCCACCGCGTCCTACCTGCCCTCCCCGGAGCAGCTCAAGGGCCGCATCCTCATCAAGGGCAAGAAGCTGCCACCCGGCTGTGAGGACAGCGAGGGGGAGGTGTCGGACGAGGAGGAAGGCTGGGAGCTGGCGCGGCGGCTGGGCCAGGAGGACCAGGAGGCGCCGGAGGGAGGAGGTCCACGGCGGGTGCGCCTCAGCCGGGAGCTCTCGGAGCTGGTGAGCCTCTGCCAGGCCGTCCCCTTCCAGGACTTTGAGAGCTCACGGCGCGGGCAGCGCTACTGGGAGATGTGCTCCTTCAGCGAGGTGGAGGCAGGACGCTTCGCCAACGAGTGCCCAGCTGAGCTGGTGAGCTACAACAAGCGGTTCCTCTCCCGCGTCTACCCCAGCCCCATGCGCATTGATGCCAGCAACATGAACCCCCAGGACTTCTGGAAGTGCGGCTGCCAGATGGTAGCCATGAACTACCAGACACCAGGGCTCATGATGGACCTGAACGCGGGCTGGTTCCGGCAGAACGGGGCCTGCGGCTACGTCCTCCGTCCCGCCATCATGCGGGAGGAGGTCTCCTACTTCAGTGCCAATGCCAAGGACTCCTTGCCTGGGGTGCCTGCCCAGCTCTTGCACCTCAAGGTCATCAGTGGGCAGAACCTGCCCAAGCCCAAGGGCTCGGGAGCCAagggggaggtggtggagcctTACGTCTGCGCTGAGATCCACGGCATTCCGGCCGACTGCGCCGAGCACCGCACCAAGACGGCCCTGCAGAGCGGGGACAACCCCATCTTCGACGAGAGCCTGGAGTTCCAGATCAACTTGCCGGAGCTGGCCGTCCTGCGCTTCGTCGTGCTGGACGACGACTACATCGGGGATGAATTCATCGCCCAGTACACCATCCCCTTCGAGTGCCTGCAGCCCGGCTACCGCCACGTCCCCCTCCAGTCCCTGGCTGGGGAGCCCCTGCCCCATGCCACCCTCTTTGTGCACGTGGCCATCACCGACCGCCGTGGCGGGGGCAAGGGGCACCGccgggggctggcggggcgccggggccgccgggTGCGGGAGTACACCTCCACCAAGGCCACTGGCATCAAGGCCATTGACGAGGTCTTCCGGACAGCCACCCAGCCACTGCGGGAGGCCACCGACCTGCGGGAGAACGTGCAG AATGCGCTGGTCTCCTTCAAGGAGCTGTGCGGGCTGACACCCGCCGCCAACATGAAGCAATGCATCCTGACGGTGGCCACGTGGCTGCTGCACAGTGACAGTGCGCCCAGCGTCACCCTCAACCTGGCAGAGCGGTACCCCCCGATGGAGGCCCAGGGCCCCATCCCGGACCTGCTGCGCAAGGTCCTCACCGCCTACGAGACG ATGATCCAGACCAGCCGGACGCTGATCGAGTCCGCCGACGCGGTGTATGGCAAGCTCATCCAGGCGCAGCAGGCAG GCATGGACTTCCACAAGGAGCTGCACCGCATCGAGGCCAAggaggggctgcggggccgcaAGCTGCAGAAGGTACTGGAGAGCTTCGCCTGGAACATCACCGTCCTGAAG GGCCAGGCTGATCTCCTGAAGCACGCCAAGGCAGAGGCACTGGACAACCTGTGGCAGATCCACAACGCAGGACAGTCCTGCGGCATTGGCAGGAACGGCTCAGCCTCGCCAGAGCCCTCCCGGCTGCGTGCCCCGCTGGAGCCCATCCCTGAGACGGAAGGAGGTGGTGACACGGCATCCTGCTGA